The proteins below are encoded in one region of Penaeus monodon isolate SGIC_2016 chromosome 32, NSTDA_Pmon_1, whole genome shotgun sequence:
- the LOC119593331 gene encoding prismalin-14-like has translation MKCVCLLVAVAMALTLLSGPATAMPEPYPLADPSPAAGPYATADPHYPYGGYGYDHYGYGHRSYYGGYGHRHYYY, from the exons ATGAAGTGT gTGTGTCTCCTGGTCGCCGTGGCCATGGCCTTGACTCTCCTCTCAGGGCCAGCCACAGCCATGCCCGAACCCTACCCACTGGCTGACCCTTCGCCGGCAGCCGGTCCCTACGCCACGGCTGACCCCCATTATCCCTATGGGGGCTATGGGTACGATCACTACGGGTATGGGCACCGCAGCTACTACGGAGGGTACGGACATCGCCACTACTATTACTGA
- the LOC119593330 gene encoding prismalin-14-like encodes MKCVLSLLLAVAMALTLLSGPATAMPEPYPLADPSPAAGPYATADPHYPYGYGGYGYDHYGYGHHSYYGGYGHRHYYF; translated from the exons ATGAAGTGT GTGTTGTCTCTCCTGCTCGCCGTGGCCATGGCCTTGACTCTCCTCTCAGGGCCAGCCACAGCCATGCCCGAGCCCTACCCACTGGCTGACCCTTCGCCGGCAGCCGGTCCCTACGCCACGGCTGACCCCCATTATCCCTATGGGTATGGTGGCTACGGGTATGACCACTACGGGTATGGCCATCACAGCTACTACGGGGGGTACGGACACCGCCACTACTACTTCTAA